From Cydia splendana chromosome 12, ilCydSple1.2, whole genome shotgun sequence, a single genomic window includes:
- the LOC134795648 gene encoding uncharacterized protein LOC134795648 isoform X1, with amino-acid sequence MVAMIEVAERPNNNFFRSFLPAVNSPPVPHRDISGASTAAYRPYNGDHGAPQNQVIRAPQPPDPERKKDKKWSIGKLFRRKKKDEESGSSSESEEGGSLRSTSKKKSNKKKKRTPAVNNFDHIVIRETRRAQSLAKPSGRDFTDDGVLSDPSAGFINYRPKTREVQASKESLSLRDDVSTRSGRVSLEPTMRKTRKGRLKARVEALRNSMRGESSSDEESLKSSNSSSMVRFRSDDSLMRSRDSSLSKRSRSARNERYIKRLSRDEENQLNKEAELLQQGYTKAEVEMLTRTPTSQSSGYGTCKREQNQQKPELGNDLTRRPIKSESISSFPSTQSYPSSINFNAKINNEHINYSIPFQGNFVKEPLYANNNKEKSVPRPDEKADKVLYVKFPLGNVTNIKREERAPPVPPPRDMHRKVATPISMYYENNSVVSDRMGSNQNITHGVPNNDFERVMRRSQERTINHGPNGLRRPISNSEDHLAIQNNEYLQHLYQKTEQPRRPASVSAEPNHYGIYAFTPPWRNKIEQPNVIKPEPVQSRNDFLYYADHSPRSRRPISIKTSQNGYENQYLSDSQTSVNVAESVYRRPRNASEFWKKLDDAERQKKQQNIYANSRSNSEHVRNTPRMHHYSEGSNSIPSRTENIDMQNKNRATSVDQSRDVIDGSKMWKATTEYKRSVTVEPPKAVTSPTSKTHVRHKSDTFVTNSYQIPSDEDKSSERRKSTNLDDALNELEAIYNSLGLGDEDLLDRAERRESMTPKYNDHFNDWNGNDDEVQLRSQPSTPLRRISRRSTLPDKLQDDMAFRRMNSFSKEKPNLKDAQAQISYMLASPVYVPYASDDERYSGRDEPDIVHDDVVYRNIKQTNNRLKTLEPQPPFGIPLGPVSPAPQSDYLHATPESKGRSRFIPRRSPDLVSDDLAYRSLRKDARHSSLFNGEDYGHINNNHSYNEYPYTKESAANLKKKRAVRSLSANIFTMIQKEIDDALNMSKVATLQKTHSNSDVMRRLRDTFENNDNEPEHYPRNKVKQRHNTVGLFVNNSHSQNHHFAKDDSCIHSDDKYLPKPASCDKSKSSSPSNRSPQASKRSSKDEFQQVLTMLAQEAMDTSNKLGVALAELDKNRNNNTEKRPDINTRISDSRSHFLNGLTSDSYDNSQPEIKLVNVHSEVVSEPTNRLVKSDTDQTKGQKTEDSLLAISDQLHRVEDQLKHSHEKELNFDDESLRLSSYIDKTEEPIKAQETTVMTPEKKLVPDVFPLTVQNDSIKVELKNQNDFDYNNERKLSPHKMRSTNPFLNSDEKLQEINEINAFKELKDGISDLIAGISQVNDKLFVPKLPKDDDSNKPKVTGITEASKQLSQVTQEVPKPIPNRASVNLSIYEDDLEVKKDAADSAEYNSSEELATIFNLDGNLKLHSVDQKEPEKVRDELSSPKLVQTMNQQLGRLSVDRIDEPASQDLPTNVVPWRAKRQNNSQSESRGDAQKRDWHDGTLMLACTYTLMISQHLAELDWLTLLGLLLAVVTIIAMLII; translated from the exons ATGGTGGCCATGATTGAAGTAGCAGAACGACCGAATAACAACTTTTTCAGATCATTCCTGCCT GCAGTCAACTCACCTCCGGTGCCGCACCGAGACATCTCGGGGGCTTCCACGGCGGCCTACCGCCCCTACAACGGCGACCATGGCGCCCCACAGAACCAAGTCATCAGAGCTCCGCAACCGCCTGACCCAGAACGCAAGAAAGACAAGAAGTGGTCCATCGGGAAGCTCTTTAGGCGAAAAAAGAAGGATGAGGAAAGCGGATCTTCATCAGAAAGCGAAGAGGGCGGCAGTTTACGCTCCACGTCTAAgaagaaatctaataaaaagaAGAAAAGGACACCTGCAGTCAACAACTTCGACCATATAGTTATAAGGGAAACCAGGCGGGCCCAGAGCTTAGCTAAACCTAGCGGTCGTGATTTCACTGACGATGGAGTGCTTTCCGACCCATCCGCTGGCTTTATAAACTACAGGCCTAAAACCAGAGAAGTTCAAGCGTCAAAGGAGTCGCTGAGCTTAAGGGATGACGTTTCTACCAGGTCCGGAAGAGTCAGTCTAGAACCTACGATGAGAAAGACGAGGAAAGGCCGTCTAAAAGCCCGAGTTGAAGCGTTGCGGAACAGCATGAGAGGGGAATCGAGCAGCGACGAAGAATCCTTGAAGTCGTCGAATTCATCTTCAATGGTCCGATTCAGGAGCGACGACTCATTGATGCGTTCTCGTGACAGTTCGCTGAGTAAGAGGTCACGAAGCGCTCGAAACGAACGCTACATCAAAAGACTCTCGAGAGACGAAGAGAACCAGCTCAACAAGGAAGCTGAACTACTGCAGCAGGGATATACTAAAGCTGAAGTGGAAATGCTTACACGAACCCCCACAAGCCAAAGCAGTGGCTACGGCACTTGCAAACGAGAACAGAATCAACAAAAACCTGAACTTGGCAACGATTTAACCCGCCGACCAATCAAATCCGAGTCGATATCTTCATTTCCATCAACTCAAAGTTACCCTTcatctattaattttaatgcCAAAATTAACAACGAACATATTAACTATTCCATACCGTTTCAAGGTAACTTTGTCAAAGAACCGCTTTACGCTAACAATAACAAGGAAAAATCTGTGCCACGCCCTGATGAAAAAGCAGATAAAGTCTTGTACGTCAAGTTTCCTCTAGGAAATGTTACAAATATTAAAAGAGAGGAACGAGCCCCACCAGTGCCACCTCCTCGAGATATGCATAGAAAAGTCGCAACCCCTATATCGATGTACTATGAAAACAATTCAGTAGTATCCGATAGGATGGGCAGCAACCAAAACATTACGCACGGCGTACCTAACAACGACTTCGAACGAGTAATGAGACGGAGTCAAGAGAGGACAATTAATCATGGGCCTAATGGACTACGTCGACCGATATCGAACTCTGAAGATCACCTTGCTATACAAAACAACGAATACTTACAACATCTGTATCAGAAAACTGAGCAGCCCAGAAGGCCAGCATCAGTTTCCGCGGAACCTAATCACTATGGAATTTACGCCTTTACACCACCATGGAGAAATAAAATCGAACAACCCAATGTAATTAAACCCGAACCAGTCCAATCCAGAAATGATTTCCTCTACTATGCTGACCACAGTCCCAGATCTCGTAGACCTATAAGCATAAAAACTAGTCAAAACGGCTACGAAAATCAATACCTTAGTGATTCACAAACATCAGTTAATGTCGCTGAGAGTGTTTATCGTAGACCGAGAAACGCTTCTGAATTTTGGAAGAAATTAGACGATGCCGAAAGGCAGAAAAAACAACAGAACATCTATGCCAACTCTAGAAGCAACAGTGAGCATGTCAGGAATACACCTAGAATGCACCATTATTCAGAGGGAAGTAATAGTATACCGAGTCGTACAGAGAATATTGACATGCAAAATAAGAATAGGGCAACAAGCGTTGATCAGTCACGAGATGTTATAGATGGTTCCAAAATGTGGAAAGCAACGACCGAGTATAAGAGGTCGGTCACCGTTGAACCGCCTAAAGCGGTCACTTCCCCGACCTCTAAAACACACGTTCGTCATAAATCGGACACCTTTGTGACTAACAGCTATCAAATACCTTCAGACGAGGATAAGAGCTCAGAACGTCGCAAATCAACGAACCTCGATGACGCTCTCAACGAACTTGAGGCAATTTACAATAGCTTAGGATTAGGAGACGAAGACCTGCTAGACAGGGCTGAAAGACGAGAGTCAATGACTCCGAAATACAATGATCACTTCAATGATTGGAATGGAAACGATGACGAGGTTCAGTTGAGAAGTCAACCATCAACGCCGCTTCGGCGGATATCAAGGAGATCAACACTGCCCGATAAATTACAAGACGATATGGCATTCCGTAGAATGAATTCTTTCTCAAAAGAAAAACCAAATTTGAAGGATGCACAAGCACAGATCAGTTACATGCTTGCTTCACCGGTGTACGTACCTTATGCTTCAGATGACGAAAGATATTCGGGGCGGGACGAACCAGATATTGTCCATGACGATGTTGTTTACAGAAATATAAAACAAACTAACAACCGTTTGAAAACCCTTGAACCCCAACCACCTTTTGGTATTCCTCTAGGACCAGTGTCTCCTGCTCCTCAAAGTGACTATCTACACGCGACACCTGAAAGTAAGGGACGCTCGCGATTTATTCCTAGGAGATCACCGGATCTTGTGTCAGATGATTTAGCATACAGAAGTTTAAGGAAAGATGCTAGACATTCATCGTTGTTTAACGGAGAGGATTATGGTCACATAAATAACAATCACAGTTACAACGAGTATCCTTACACTAAAGAATCTGCAGCTAATCTTAAAAAGAAACGAGCAGTTAGGTCTCTTTCAGCTAACATTTTTACTATGATTCAAAAAGAAATCGACGACGCTCTTAATATGAGCAAAGTGGCAACGTTGCAAAAAACTCATAGCAACAGTGATGTCATGAGGCGCTTGCGGGACACTTTCGAAAACAACGACAACGAGCCAGAGCACTATCCTCGAAATAAGGTAAAGCAAAGGCATAATACTGTTGGTCTCTTCGTCAATAACTCGCACTCGCAAAATCATCATTTCGCAAAAGACGATTCATGCATTCATAGTGACGATAAATACCTTCCCAAACCTGCATCTTGTGATAAGTCCAAAAGTTCATCCCCATCAAATCGATCACCACAAGCTTCTAAGCGGTCGTCTAAAGACGAATTTCAGCAGGTCCTCACTATGCTCGCTCAAGAAGCAATGGACACTAGTAATAAGTTAGGTGTAGCTTTAGCTGAACTagataaaaatagaaataataacACGGAGAAAAGGCCAGATATAAATACCAGGATATCAGACAGTAGGTCACATTTCTTGAACGGCCTAACCAGTGACTCTTATGATAATTCTCAACCAGAAATAAAATTAGTCAACGTACACTCTGAGGTTGTGAGTGAACCCACTAACAGGCTTGTGAAGTCTGATACCGACCAAACTAAAGGCCAAAAAACTGAAGACAGCCTTCTTGCAATATCAGATCAGTTACACAGAGTAGAAGATCAGCTTAAGCATAGCCATGAGAAAGAGTTGAATTTTGATGACGAAAGTTTAAGACTTTCGAGTTATATCGATAAAACCGAAGAGCCAATAAAAGCCCAAGAAACCACAGTTATGACTCCAGAGAAAAAGCTGGTACCAGATGTGTTTCCATTAACAGTGCAGAATGACTCTATTAAAGTTGAATTAAAGAATCAGAACGATTTTGATTATAATAATGAGCGAAAATTATCTCCACATAAAATGAGATCGACCAATCCTTTCTTGAATTCAGATGAAAAAttacaagaaataaatgaaataaatgcctTCAAGGAATTGAAAGACGGCATTTCTGATTTGATTGCTGGAATATCGCAAGTTAATGACAAGTTATTTGTTCCTAAATTACCAAAAGATGACGATAGCAATAAACCTAAAGTAACGGGTATAACTGAGGCTAGTAAGCAATTGAGCCAAGTGACTCAAGAAGTGCCAAAACCAATACCTAATAGAGCATCTGTTAATTTATCAATTTACGAAGACGATTTAGAAGTAAAGAAAGATGCCGCCGATTCTGCTGAATACAATTCATCCGAAGAGTTGGCGACAATATTCAATTTAGATGGCAATCTAAAACTGCATAGTGTTGACCAGAAAGAACCTGAGAAAGTGAGAGATGAGCTAAGCTCACCAAAACTAGTTCAGACTATGAATCAGCAACTAGGGCGGTTGTCCGTAGATCGGATAGACGAGCCAGCAAGCCAAGACCTGCCAACTAACGTAGTACCGTGGCGAGCAAAGAGGCAAAACAATTCACAAAGCGAATCACGAG GCGACGCGCAGAAGCGCGATTGGCACGATGGCACTTTGATGTTAGCTTGTACCTACACGCTGATGATATCCCAGCACCTGGCCGAGCTGGACTGGCTGACGCTGCTGGGCTTGCTGCTCGCCGTCGTCACTATCATCGCTATGCTAATTATTTAG